The following nucleotide sequence is from Zingiber officinale cultivar Zhangliang chromosome 10A, Zo_v1.1, whole genome shotgun sequence.
cttgaaataaaatttgataaattaaatgatCAGAAGAGAAAATTGTGGTATGTATTAGTACATGTTTTTTACAATATGTAAATTTGAATTGGATATTAATTCTTGAGTTCACCAACCTTAATTCTATTAATTTAGTACGTTCACTTGGTTAATTACAGACATGTGGCTTGGCGCAATAAATAAGTAAATCAATTACTCAATGGGGTGTCATAATTTATGACAATATGTAGGGTTTCTCTgttacttagaaaaaaaaaataggtttTGGAGTGGATTTATAAGTTACGTCTTAGAAGTTAGAACATAATTAATTAACGTAAAGAAATGAGAAGTATGAGTGATGTTTTCTCTTGTTTACATATATCATCCACTTTATTAATAATCAATTTGTTTTGATTGATTCTAAAGTGAATCTCATCCATGAAAAAAATAGAGATATTGAGCTAATTAACGATTTAATGTGTGCATGTGCCGCAACCTATATATATCTATAAAAGGGGTGAGCAGGGATGGCATTGTCCGTCACTTCTTCCACCGGCCGTCCAAGGCCTACACCACCGGCACTAGGAAGCGCAGAAAAGTCCTCAACGACCAGCACGGCTGCGAGACACGGTGGCACAAGACCGGAAAGACCCGGCCGGTACTCGTCGGCGGCAATCTGAAGGGGTACAAGAAGATCCTCGTCCTCTACACCAACTACGGCAAGCAACGGAAGCCGGAGAAGACCAACTGGGTGATGCACCAGTACCACTTGGGCtccgaggaggaagagaaggaaggggAGCTCGTCGTGTCCAAGGTCTTCTATCAAACACAACCGAGGCAATGCGGAGCGGGCGGAGCCAATAGATCTCATGCTCTGTTTCAAACAAGCAGCCTCAGTTCTGCAGGGGATGATCGTGGCAGCGGCATCAGTAATAATATTTGCTGCAATTCTTCTGTTATTGGATCTTACAACCAGAGAAGAAGGGAAGAAAATGGTCCGACGCACCTGGTGCCTAAGTTTTCAGTGCATTCCAGTAGTGACCCTTCTCGCCTTCCTTGAATTGTTAACTGTCAGTATGTTGGTGATGCATGGACATCGGCATCGAGTACAAGTCTTTCATTTGTTGTCTGATTCTGAACATGTTCAAGGCTTTATTTTCAGCCCAATGGTTAGGCCCTATTTGAAACCGTGATTCTTTTTTGGACTGTCAGGATTTCAACTCTTAATTACTTTGCAATCGATAGCTGAGAATTAGCTAGTAAGCAGTAATTAAATATGCCAATTCTTCTTCCATTTGCAAACACTGTTCTCCGGAGAATTCTAGCTGGCTAAAATTACACTGATGATCATGTCTAGAAGTTGGAAAGATGACGCATTGGATATATGATTGTGAAGTTAATTGAACGAAGATTTTAGATTGAAACAAGGGTCATGAACGGGAGTAAAAATCTTTTTTGCGCACACTCGAGAGAGTAGATAAATGTCAGTACCAAAAATTAAGGAAGGAGTCCCTTGCCATCGGAAAGAACCTCCGATCCTTTATATATCTTTTTTAATAATCTCCGCAATCATGAGGTGACAGAAAATATTGGATGTTAGAAGTTATGGAGTAAGGAAATATGTATTATGGGAGACGTATAGTCACTGTCCGATAAATCTTCCATTACCCATGCGTACCCTTTTTATAATTAACATCATTAATGAAGCGGTTGAAGGAATATGCTATTATAAAATGTCGGCTAATAGAAAATGTAGAGTCACATTCGAGGAAGGTTCTATTAAATGACCATGTAATAACAGAATAATATACTCTGATAAGCGGTtgttattttttgaaaaactatcgTGATTCTCTGACAATGTGGTCCTCCGAAGATATCTCGGCTAGATATTTAGCCGGTCGGGTGTATATATAAGAGTATAATATTGAGTATGGTAGGAAGTTCGGCCCTTAACATCGCTCAGATAGAT
It contains:
- the LOC122027377 gene encoding NAC domain-containing protein 73-like — translated: MTWCNNNDVQTPAAAAAPSVGRRLNSSLIKTCPSCGHRIHLQEHHQGGGIQELPGLPAGVKFDPTDQELLEHLEGKTRPELQRFHPLVDDFIPTIEGEDGICYTHPQKLPGVSRDGIVRHFFHRPSKAYTTGTRKRRKVLNDQHGCETRWHKTGKTRPVLVGGNLKGYKKILVLYTNYGKQRKPEKTNWVMHQYHLGSEEEEKEGELVVSKVFYQTQPRQCGAGGANRSHALFQTSSLSSAGDDRGSGISNNICCNSSVIGSYNQRRREENGPTHLVPKFSVHSSSDPSRLP